Proteins co-encoded in one Brassica oleracea var. oleracea cultivar TO1000 chromosome C4, BOL, whole genome shotgun sequence genomic window:
- the LOC106339743 gene encoding GPN-loop GTPase 2 homolog — MVFGQIVIGPPGSGKTTYCNGMSQFLSLIGRKVAVVNLDPANDALPYECAVNIEELIKLEVVMSECSLGPNGGLLHCMEYLEKNIDWLEAKLKPLSKDHYFLFDFPGQVELFFNHDSTKNVLTKLTKSLNLRLTAVQLIDSVLCTDPGNYVSALLLSLSTMLHMELPHINVLSKTDLIGNYGKLAFGLDFYTDVQDLSYLQNYLNQDPRSVKYRKLTSELCSVVEDYGLVSFTTLDIQDKESVGELVKLIDKSNGYIFAGIDASVVEYSKISVRQTDWEYNRVAAVQEKYMKDEDTED; from the exons ATGGTGTTTGGACAAATAGTGATAGGTCCACCTGGATCAGGCAAGACCACTTACTGCAATGGCATGTCACAGTTCCTCTCTCTTATCGGCAG GAAGGTTGCTGTTGTTAATCTGGATCCTGCAAACGATGCATTACC GTATGAGTGTGCTGTGAACATAGAAGAACTGATTAAGTTAGAAGTTGTTATGTCTGAATGTTCACTTGGTCCTAATGGAG GTTTGCTACACTGTATGGAATACTTGGAGAAGAACATTGACTGGCTAGAAGCCAAACTTAAGCCTCTCTCCAAGG ACCATTATTTTCTGTTTGATTTTCCTGGCCAAGTGGAACTCTTCTTCAATCATGACAGTACCAAGAATGTTCTCACGAAGCTGACCAAATCCTTGAACCTTAGA CTAACGGCTGTGCAACTAATTGACTCCGTTCTATGTACTGACCCTGGGAACTATGTAAGCGCTTTGCTTCTCTCTTTATCCACAATGCTTCATATGGAACTCCCCCATATCAATGTCTTGTCTAAGACCGATCTGATTGGAAACTACGGGAAGCTAG CTTTCGGTTTAGATTTCTATACCGATGTTCAAGACTTGTCATACTTGCAGAATTATCTTAATCAAGATCCTCGCTCCGTCAAGTACAG GAAACTAACGAGTGAGCTGTGTAGTGTGGTTGAAGATTACGGTCTTGTTAGTTTTACAACCTTGGATATTCAG GATAAAGAAAGTGTTGGGGAACTGGTGAAGCTCATTGATAAGAGCAATGGATACATATTTGCCGGCATTGATGCAAGTGTGGTTGAATACAGCAAGATCTCAGTTCGTCAAACTGATTGGGAATATAACAG AGTTGCTGCCGTGCAAGAGAAGTACATGAAAGACGAGGATACAGAGGACTGA